One genomic segment of Oncorhynchus kisutch isolate 150728-3 unplaced genomic scaffold, Okis_V2 scaffold1807, whole genome shotgun sequence includes these proteins:
- the LOC116367978 gene encoding transmembrane protein 215-like: MRVDDMNPRTGMVVAISSPLLFFGFMFTMSGMKGETLGGIPLIAIGPAICLPGVVAIILANRTNGCTKFRTQRQCLNCLCRKCRRRKQMPRTKESSRVARDSEEPDGDKRTETGYRSGAGADSVSIAITTVKESGHLINKVNHNHDEVRCYPASALMAMAGVSNYSIYDSKSYSMDSHCGAYSSKVHRVPQQQRDSFVVYYEGDFSPYRPGHCYTKPRDFMWGIETVV; the protein is encoded by the coding sequence ATGAGGGTCGACGACATGAACCCCCGCACAGGGATGGTGGTGGCCATCAGCAGCCCCTTACTGTTCTTCGGCTTCATGTTCACCATGTCGGGCATGAAGGGAGAGACCCTGGGCGGGATCCCTCTCATCGCCATTGGACCTGCCATCTGCCTCCCAGGGGTGGTGGCTATCATTCTGGCTAACAGAACCAACGGCTGCACCAAGTTCCGCACCCAGCGCCAATGTCTCAACTGCCTCTGTCGCAAGTGTAGGAGGAGGAAGCAGATGCCTAGAACCAAAGAGTCTTCCAGGGTGGCCAGAGACTCAGAGGAGCCTGATGGGGACAAGAGGACTGAGACTGGGTATAGATCTGGGGCTGGAGCAGACTCTGTATCCATTGCCATTACAACAGTGAAGGAATCTGGTCATCTGATCAATAAAGTGAACCACAACCATGATGAGGTGCGATGCTACCCAGCTAGTGCCTTGATGGCCATGGCAGGTGTCTCTAACTACAGTATCTATGATAGTAAGTCCTACTCTATGGACAGTCACTGTGGGGCCTATAGTAGTAAGGTGCATCGTGTGCCTCAGCAGCAACGGGACAGTTTTGTGGTGTACTACGAGGGGGACTTCTCTCCGTACAGACCCGGTCACTGCTACACCAAACCCAGAGATTTTATGTGGGGCATAGAGACTGTGGTCTAA
- the LOC116352754 gene encoding PRELI domain-containing protein 1, mitochondrial-like — MVKYFSNDVDIRTTWDHVVSAFWQRYPNPFSTHVLTEDVVLREVTADQRLLSRRLLTKTNRMPRWAEFLFPSNLSRSVYIVEDSVVDPVTKSLTTYTWNLNHTTLMEFGLARFKSNQVKAMKGLEYALSNLHGEAPQRQPCVRDTVKTATEKAKTLASAAAPQKQPQQYV; from the exons ATGGTCAAGTACTTCTCTAACGATGTAGACATCAGGACCACGTGGGACCATGTTGTCTCTGCCTTCTGGCAGAGGTATCCCAACCCATTCAG CACCCATGTTCTCACAGAGGACGTGGTTCTCCGTGAGGTGACGGCGGACCAGCGGCTTCTCTCCAGACGCCTGCTCACCAAGACCAATCGAATGCCTCGCTGGGCCGAGTTCCTCTTCCCCTCCAACCTATCACGCTCCGTCTACATCGTAGAGGACTCCGTCGTCGACCCGGTCACCAAGAGCCTCACCACGTACACCTGGAACCTCAATCACACTACGTTAATG GAGTTTGGCTTGGCCCGCTTCAAGAGCAACCAGGTGAAGGCCATGAAGGGCCTGGAGTACGCTCTGTCTAACTTACACG GAGAGGCACCCCAGCGCCAGCCCTGCGTCCGGGACACAGTGAAGACTGCTACAGAGAAAGCCAAGACCCTGGCCTCGGCCGCCGCCCCGCAGAAACAGCCCCAGCAGTACGTGTGA